From Streptomyces sp. NBC_00775, one genomic window encodes:
- a CDS encoding amidase: MSELTELTAARLVDGYRKGEFSPVEATRAALERADAVQPAVNAFVRLDAEEALAQAQESAERWRRGEPAGLLDGVPVTVKDVLLLRGRPTLRGSRTVDPQGRWNEDAPSVARLREHGAVFLGKTTTPQFGWKGVTDSALTGVTRNPYDVSRTSGGSSGGSAAAVALGAGPLSLGTDGGGSVRIPAAFCGIFGLKPTYGRVPLYPASAFGTLTHVGPMARDAADAALLMDVISGPDARDWSALGPVGGSFVGALEGGVRGLRVAYSPSLGGQVAVRPAVAAAVRRAVERLAGLGAYVTEADPDLTDPLDAFHTLWFGAAARLTQPLGPHQRELLDPGLREISGLGARISVLDYLAAVDVRMGLGRRMGRFHESYDILVTPTLPLTAFEAGAEVPAGAGHRRWTGWTPFTYPFNMTQQPAATVPVGLAPDGLPVGLQIVAARHRDDLVLRTAHALYEAGVAGIDAPTRVRV; this comes from the coding sequence ATGTCGGAACTCACCGAGCTGACCGCGGCGCGACTCGTCGATGGCTATCGCAAGGGCGAGTTCAGCCCCGTGGAGGCGACTCGCGCGGCCCTGGAGCGGGCCGACGCCGTCCAGCCCGCCGTGAACGCGTTCGTACGGCTGGACGCGGAGGAAGCGCTCGCCCAGGCCCAGGAGTCGGCGGAGCGGTGGCGGCGGGGCGAGCCCGCGGGCCTCCTGGACGGCGTCCCGGTCACCGTCAAGGACGTCCTCCTGCTGCGCGGCCGCCCGACGCTGCGCGGCTCCAGGACCGTTGATCCGCAGGGCCGTTGGAACGAGGACGCGCCGTCCGTGGCCCGGCTGCGGGAGCACGGTGCCGTCTTCCTCGGCAAGACGACGACGCCCCAGTTCGGCTGGAAGGGCGTCACGGACTCGGCCCTGACGGGGGTGACCCGCAATCCGTACGACGTCTCGCGCACGTCGGGCGGCTCCAGCGGTGGCAGCGCGGCGGCCGTGGCGCTCGGCGCGGGCCCGCTGTCCCTCGGCACGGACGGCGGCGGGAGTGTCCGCATACCGGCCGCCTTCTGCGGGATCTTCGGGCTGAAGCCGACGTACGGGAGAGTGCCGCTGTATCCCGCGAGCGCCTTCGGGACGCTCACGCACGTGGGCCCGATGGCGCGGGACGCCGCCGACGCCGCGCTGTTGATGGATGTGATCAGCGGCCCCGACGCGCGGGACTGGTCGGCGCTCGGGCCGGTCGGCGGCTCCTTCGTGGGCGCGCTGGAGGGCGGGGTGCGGGGCCTGCGGGTCGCGTACTCGCCCTCGCTGGGCGGGCAGGTCGCGGTCCGCCCCGCCGTCGCGGCGGCCGTACGGCGTGCGGTGGAGCGGCTCGCGGGGCTCGGCGCGTACGTCACCGAGGCCGACCCCGACCTGACCGACCCGTTGGACGCCTTCCACACGCTCTGGTTCGGCGCGGCGGCCCGTCTGACCCAGCCCCTCGGGCCCCACCAGCGGGAGTTGCTCGACCCGGGCCTGCGCGAGATATCCGGCCTCGGCGCGCGCATCAGCGTGCTGGACTATCTCGCCGCGGTGGACGTCCGGATGGGGCTCGGACGGCGGATGGGCCGCTTCCACGAGTCGTACGACATCCTGGTGACGCCGACCCTGCCGCTGACCGCGTTCGAGGCGGGCGCCGAGGTCCCGGCCGGCGCCGGTCACCGGCGCTGGACGGGCTGGACCCCGTTCACGTACCCGTTCAACATGACGCAGCAGCCCGCGGCGACCGTCCCCGTCGGCCTCGCCCCCGACGGCCTCCCCGTGGGCCTCCAGATCGTGGCCGCCCGCCACCGCGACGACCTGGTCCTGCGGACGGCGCACGCCCTGTACGAGGCGGGGGTCGCCGGAATCGATGCCCCCACCAGGGTCAGGGTCTAG
- a CDS encoding D-2-hydroxyacid dehydrogenase, which produces MAKRLPSMTTLLVLDAEPLPRLGSLTGRVRIEHADDSTLAERLPNADVLLVWDFTSGAVRRAWPGEGPRPRWVHTASAGVDHLMCPELTASDTVVTNARGVFDQPIAEYVAALVLSMAKDLPRTWDLQRRREWRHRDAQRVAGTRACVVGTGPVGRAIVRMLKALDVTTALVGRTARTGIHGPEELGRLMARADWVVSAAPLTEATRGMFDARHFGMMQPSARFINVGRGQLVVEDALAEALSKRWIAGAALDVFQHEPLGPDSPLWDVPGLIVSPHMSGDTVGWRDELGKQFVELYERWSAGKQLLNVVDKKRGYVPGR; this is translated from the coding sequence ATGGCCAAACGGCTGCCCTCGATGACCACGCTCCTCGTTCTGGACGCCGAGCCTCTCCCCCGCCTCGGCAGCCTCACCGGCCGGGTGCGGATCGAGCACGCCGACGACTCCACGCTGGCCGAGCGGCTGCCGAACGCGGACGTTCTGCTCGTATGGGACTTCACCTCGGGCGCCGTACGCCGTGCCTGGCCCGGCGAGGGTCCGCGGCCGCGCTGGGTGCACACGGCGAGCGCGGGGGTGGACCATCTGATGTGTCCCGAGCTCACCGCGTCCGACACGGTGGTGACCAACGCGCGTGGCGTCTTCGACCAGCCGATCGCGGAGTACGTCGCCGCGCTGGTGCTGTCCATGGCGAAGGATCTGCCGCGGACATGGGATCTCCAGCGCCGCCGCGAGTGGCGGCACCGCGACGCGCAGCGCGTGGCGGGGACCCGGGCGTGCGTGGTCGGTACCGGGCCGGTCGGGCGGGCGATCGTCAGGATGCTCAAGGCGCTCGACGTCACGACGGCCCTGGTGGGGCGCACTGCGCGGACCGGTATCCACGGACCCGAGGAACTGGGCCGGCTGATGGCGCGCGCCGACTGGGTGGTGTCCGCGGCGCCGCTCACCGAGGCCACGCGCGGCATGTTCGACGCGCGGCACTTCGGGATGATGCAGCCGTCGGCGCGCTTCATCAACGTCGGGCGCGGGCAGCTCGTCGTCGAGGACGCGCTCGCCGAGGCGCTGTCGAAGCGGTGGATCGCGGGCGCGGCCCTCGATGTCTTCCAGCACGAACCACTCGGCCCCGACAGCCCGTTGTGGGATGTCCCGGGGCTGATCGTGTCGCCGCACATGAGCGGGGACACGGTCGGCTGGCGGGACGAACTGGGTAAGCAGTTCGTGGAGTTGTACGAGCGCTGGTCGGCGGGGAAGCAGCTCCTGAACGTCGTCGACAAGAAGCGTGGGTACGTACCGGGACGCTGA
- a CDS encoding maleate cis-trans isomerase family protein, with protein MTALGFLYPGHAAEDDYPRMEQLLGSDIRMTLVHTEITEITETSEITETGEAGDPGKAARRVDALREMGSADRLAAGVEELRLSGAEAVVWACTSGSFVYGWQGAHEQIRGLARAAGLPASSTSLGFAHAVREIGARRVAVAATYGDEVAGLFAAFLGDAGVEVASVRGAGGGGRGAAEVASWGYDQILALARAADHPDAAALLLPDTALHTVSHLPALEKALSKPVLTANQVTAWEALRLSARRVNAPRLGTLFTKEPLVQV; from the coding sequence ATGACCGCACTCGGATTCCTCTACCCCGGTCACGCGGCCGAGGACGACTACCCGCGCATGGAGCAGCTGCTCGGCAGCGACATCCGCATGACCCTCGTCCACACGGAGATCACGGAGATCACGGAGACCAGCGAGATCACGGAGACCGGGGAGGCCGGGGACCCCGGGAAGGCCGCCCGTCGCGTGGACGCGCTCCGCGAGATGGGCTCGGCGGACCGGCTCGCCGCGGGCGTCGAGGAGCTGCGCCTCTCGGGTGCCGAAGCGGTGGTGTGGGCCTGTACCAGCGGCAGCTTCGTGTACGGCTGGCAGGGCGCCCACGAGCAGATCCGCGGCCTTGCCCGGGCCGCGGGGCTGCCTGCCTCCTCCACGTCGCTCGGTTTCGCGCACGCGGTACGGGAGATCGGGGCGCGGCGGGTCGCGGTCGCGGCGACGTATGGGGATGAGGTGGCTGGGCTCTTCGCGGCGTTTCTGGGGGATGCGGGGGTGGAGGTGGCGTCGGTGCGTGGTGCCGGCGGCGGCGGGAGGGGGGCGGCGGAGGTCGCGAGCTGGGGCTACGACCAGATCCTCGCCCTGGCCCGGGCGGCCGACCATCCGGACGCGGCGGCGCTTCTCCTCCCCGACACCGCCCTCCACACGGTCTCCCACCTCCCCGCCCTCGAAAAGGCCCTCTCCAAACCGGTCCTCACCGCCAACCAGGTAACCGCCTGGGAGGCCCTCCGCCTCTCCGCCCGCCGCGTCAACGCTCCGCGCCTCGGCACCCTCTTCACCAAGGAACCCCTCGTGCAGGTGTAG
- a CDS encoding LLM class flavin-dependent oxidoreductase → MSETDEIRGKAEGTAPVPLSVLDLVTVGAGRTATDALHTSVKLSRLAESRGFHRYWVAEHHSMPGVASSSPAVILAHLAAHTTRIRLGSGGVMLPNHAPLVIAEQFGTLEAMAPGRIDLGLGRAPGTDGATAAALRRTERLGEGADDFPEQLAELTRFLDDDFPDGHPYARIHAVPGPVQSTSPGGVQSPHRPPVWLLGSSGFSARLAGILGLPFAFAHHFSAQNTVPALDLYRESFRPSAVLAAPYALIGVSALATDDEKEARRQVLAAALNMVRLRTGRPGLVPTPEEAEAYEFSPMEREFINTWNSNVIHGTADEVRSGLDDLQKRTGADELMITGNAHSGDVRLRSYELIADAYGLPKAPTTEAR, encoded by the coding sequence GTGAGCGAGACGGACGAGATCCGAGGCAAGGCGGAGGGCACCGCGCCGGTACCCCTCTCCGTACTGGACCTGGTCACAGTCGGCGCAGGCCGCACCGCCACCGACGCCCTGCACACCAGCGTCAAACTCTCCCGCCTCGCAGAGTCCCGCGGCTTCCACCGCTACTGGGTGGCCGAGCACCACTCGATGCCGGGCGTGGCATCGTCCTCGCCCGCCGTGATCCTCGCCCACCTCGCCGCCCACACCACCCGCATCCGCCTGGGCTCGGGCGGAGTCATGCTCCCCAACCACGCCCCCCTGGTCATCGCGGAGCAGTTCGGCACCCTGGAGGCGATGGCGCCGGGCCGCATCGACCTGGGCCTGGGCCGAGCCCCGGGCACGGACGGTGCGACCGCAGCCGCCCTGCGCCGCACCGAGCGCCTGGGCGAAGGTGCCGACGACTTCCCCGAGCAGCTCGCGGAGCTCACCCGCTTCCTGGACGACGACTTCCCCGACGGTCACCCCTACGCCCGCATCCACGCGGTCCCCGGCCCCGTCCAGTCGACCTCCCCCGGCGGCGTACAGTCCCCGCACCGGCCCCCGGTCTGGCTGCTCGGCTCCTCCGGTTTCAGTGCCCGCCTCGCCGGAATCCTGGGCCTCCCGTTCGCCTTCGCCCACCACTTCTCGGCCCAGAACACGGTCCCGGCGCTGGACCTCTACCGCGAGTCCTTCCGGCCGAGCGCCGTGCTGGCCGCCCCGTACGCCCTCATCGGCGTCTCCGCCCTCGCCACCGACGACGAGAAGGAGGCCCGCCGCCAGGTCCTGGCCGCCGCCCTGAACATGGTCCGCCTGCGCACCGGCCGCCCGGGTCTCGTCCCGACGCCCGAGGAGGCGGAGGCGTACGAATTCAGCCCCATGGAGCGGGAGTTCATCAACACCTGGAACTCCAACGTCATCCACGGCACCGCGGACGAGGTCCGCTCCGGCCTCGACGACCTGCAGAAGCGCACCGGCGCCGACGAGTTGATGATCACGGGCAACGCCCACAGCGGCGACGTACGCCTGCGTTCCTACGAACTCATCGCGGACGCCTACGGGTTGCCGAAGGCCCCGACGACCGAGGCCCGGTAG
- a CDS encoding putative bifunctional diguanylate cyclase/phosphodiesterase — protein sequence MSGTSEGPVPTADLVRSAVTERHIGTSPRMYAGAPPGVSIAPGSSPDPYASADTPPEPYAATDVPAGTPPDTPASDGASPRTFQAAFATAPLAMAVVDREGLVVTANESLGALLGPGADALAGRIAADLVDLASDARTWHSYREVLRGRQARLRCTRRLKHPDGHSLWVQITVAPLPPQEQAVLLSVADISARRELQARLRHLQMHDPVTRLPNRTLFFERLSAALEAEAYEEGGTGRIGLCYLDLDGFKAVNDTLGHRVGDRLLSAVAERLTRCADEAGYARAATPLVARLGGDEFALLVEDSTGTDQLADLADSVLKALQAPFDLSGQRLSLSASIGVVERRAAGTSATGLMQAADTTLYWAKADGKGRWTLFDPERNAHRMTRQALSSTLRAAVERGEFALEYQPLVGMEDGGVRGVEALVRWNHPQFGTLTPNRFIGLAEEDGSIVQLGRWVLATACRQARSWQLDHPDAPPIFVSVNVAVRQVWDSDLVADVAEILAETGLDPHLLQLELTESAVMGSAGRPLQALQALSDMGVRIAIDDFGTGYSNLAYLSRLPVSVLKLDGSFVRGFQYENADGTSAHPNPADEVIVEALIQLAHRLGLTVTAECVETASQASRLRGIGCDTGQGWLYSRPVAPDRISALLTGPDCHQT from the coding sequence GTGAGCGGAACGTCCGAAGGGCCGGTGCCCACGGCAGATCTCGTCCGGTCGGCCGTCACAGAGCGTCACATCGGCACATCTCCTCGTATGTACGCCGGGGCGCCTCCCGGTGTGTCGATCGCCCCAGGGTCATCTCCAGACCCGTACGCCTCTGCCGACACGCCTCCAGAGCCGTACGCCGCAACCGATGTCCCGGCCGGGACGCCACCCGACACGCCCGCATCCGACGGAGCGTCACCCCGTACCTTCCAGGCGGCCTTCGCCACGGCGCCGCTCGCCATGGCGGTCGTCGACCGCGAGGGACTCGTCGTCACCGCCAACGAGTCACTGGGCGCGCTGCTCGGTCCCGGCGCGGACGCGCTGGCCGGGCGGATCGCCGCCGATCTGGTGGACCTGGCCTCCGACGCCCGCACCTGGCACTCGTACCGCGAGGTACTGCGCGGCCGGCAGGCCCGGCTGCGCTGCACCCGCCGCCTCAAGCATCCCGACGGCCACTCGCTCTGGGTCCAGATCACCGTGGCGCCGCTGCCCCCGCAGGAGCAGGCGGTCCTGCTGTCCGTCGCCGACATCAGCGCCCGCCGTGAACTCCAGGCGCGGCTGCGCCACTTGCAGATGCACGACCCGGTGACCCGGCTGCCCAACCGCACCCTGTTCTTCGAGCGCCTCTCGGCCGCCCTGGAGGCGGAGGCGTACGAGGAGGGCGGCACCGGCCGGATCGGGCTCTGCTATCTGGACCTGGACGGCTTCAAGGCGGTCAACGACACGCTCGGCCACCGCGTCGGGGACCGGCTGCTCTCGGCCGTCGCCGAACGCCTGACACGCTGCGCCGACGAGGCGGGTTACGCGAGAGCCGCCACTCCCCTGGTGGCGAGACTCGGCGGCGACGAGTTCGCGCTCCTCGTCGAGGACTCCACGGGGACGGACCAGTTGGCGGACCTCGCCGACTCCGTCCTGAAGGCCCTCCAGGCCCCCTTCGACCTCTCCGGTCAGCGGCTGTCCCTCTCCGCGTCCATCGGGGTCGTCGAGCGGCGCGCCGCCGGAACCAGCGCGACCGGTCTGATGCAGGCCGCAGACACGACGCTGTACTGGGCGAAGGCCGACGGCAAGGGCCGCTGGACCCTCTTCGACCCGGAGCGCAACGCCCACCGCATGACCCGCCAGGCCCTCTCCTCCACCCTCCGCGCGGCCGTCGAGCGCGGCGAGTTCGCGCTGGAGTACCAGCCGTTGGTGGGCATGGAGGACGGCGGGGTGCGCGGGGTCGAAGCCCTCGTCCGCTGGAATCATCCGCAGTTCGGAACGCTGACGCCGAATCGGTTCATCGGATTGGCCGAGGAAGACGGTTCGATCGTGCAGCTCGGCCGCTGGGTGCTGGCCACCGCCTGCCGGCAGGCCCGCAGCTGGCAGCTGGACCACCCGGACGCACCGCCGATCTTCGTCAGTGTGAACGTGGCGGTGCGCCAGGTCTGGGACTCCGACCTGGTGGCCGACGTGGCGGAGATCCTCGCGGAGACCGGCCTCGACCCGCACCTCCTCCAGCTGGAGCTGACGGAGTCGGCGGTGATGGGCTCGGCAGGGCGGCCGCTGCAAGCCCTGCAAGCGCTCAGCGACATGGGCGTACGCATCGCGATCGACGACTTCGGCACCGGTTACTCGAACCTGGCCTACCTCAGCCGTCTCCCGGTCTCCGTCCTGAAGCTGGACGGCTCCTTCGTACGGGGCTTCCAGTACGAGAACGCCGACGGCACGTCCGCCCACCCCAACCCCGCCGACGAGGTCATCGTCGAGGCCCTCATCCAACTCGCCCACCGGCTGGGCCTGACGGTCACCGCCGAGTGTGTGGAGACCGCCTCCCAGGCCTCCCGGCTGCGCGGCATCGGCTGCGACACCGGGCAGGGCTGGCTGTACTCGCGGCCGGTGGCGCCGGATCGTATCTCCGCACTATTGACGGGGCCCGACTGCCATCAGACCTGA
- a CDS encoding M6 family metalloprotease domain-containing protein codes for MPRPLPLRGLAREALRGCTREALPGVARAALLGVAREAFRGLARDGAPRRRRTAAVFTSVTALAATCLMPGPALAEPRLASCALTRTDAHHSEGVDTWNSAYVRPNHPLDAVLVFLSFPDSAPRTTPAELTSDYFPATSQFFARASYGKFTVRPHAQHDWIRMPHTSTSYAIQRDWNPERRAAYLRDALTAADKRVDFSRYDIVYFVADPDAPGVDSDATKVVNLDTPLRADGKDISRVVTVFEKHPPDRLVLAHETGHVFDLPDLYHRPSDGKGDWDTYVGDWDLMGSQFGLAPDLFGWHKWKLGWLEPRQVACVRGAGATRLTLEPLGSGEGGSGSGTGTAGAGASGAGASGSSGSSGSGVSSGSGVSGGTGVRSYDSGVSDVAGGVPSYGSSEQMFGSGRGTKLAVVRTGPDSVVAFEARGPAGNDDSTCTQGILVYRVRSEAESGGGPIEVLDAHPHSESCWEGSVYPALADAPVALGETYTVPGENVRIEVDDRTASGAWTVKITTG; via the coding sequence GTGCCGCGTCCGCTGCCCCTGAGGGGTCTCGCCCGTGAGGCCCTGCGGGGTTGCACTCGTGAGGCTTTGCCGGGTGTGGCGCGTGCGGCTTTGTTGGGTGTGGCGCGTGAGGCCTTTCGGGGTCTGGCGCGTGACGGGGCGCCGCGCCGGCGCCGCACCGCGGCCGTGTTCACCTCGGTGACCGCGCTCGCCGCGACCTGCCTGATGCCGGGCCCCGCACTCGCCGAACCCCGCTTGGCCTCATGTGCCCTCACACGGACCGACGCACACCACTCGGAGGGCGTCGACACCTGGAACTCCGCCTATGTGCGCCCCAATCACCCCCTCGACGCGGTGCTGGTCTTCTTGTCCTTCCCGGATTCGGCGCCGCGGACCACTCCGGCGGAACTGACCTCCGACTACTTCCCGGCCACCAGCCAGTTCTTCGCGCGTGCCTCGTACGGCAAGTTCACGGTGCGCCCGCATGCCCAGCACGACTGGATCCGGATGCCGCACACCTCCACGTCGTACGCCATACAGCGTGACTGGAACCCCGAACGCCGCGCCGCCTATCTGCGCGACGCGCTCACCGCCGCCGACAAGCGGGTCGACTTCTCGCGCTACGACATCGTCTACTTCGTGGCCGATCCGGACGCCCCGGGCGTCGACTCGGACGCCACGAAGGTGGTCAACCTCGACACGCCGCTGCGCGCCGACGGCAAGGACATCAGCCGCGTGGTCACGGTCTTCGAGAAGCATCCGCCGGACCGCCTCGTCCTCGCCCACGAGACCGGCCACGTCTTCGACCTGCCCGATCTCTACCACCGCCCCTCCGACGGCAAGGGTGACTGGGACACCTACGTCGGCGACTGGGACCTCATGGGCAGCCAGTTCGGGCTGGCCCCCGACCTGTTCGGCTGGCACAAGTGGAAGCTCGGCTGGCTGGAACCGCGCCAGGTGGCGTGCGTACGGGGCGCCGGCGCCACGCGGCTGACGCTTGAGCCGCTGGGGTCGGGGGAGGGCGGTTCCGGTTCCGGGACGGGTACGGCCGGTGCGGGAGCCTCCGGTGCGGGTGCCTCCGGCTCGTCCGGCTCTTCTGGCTCGGGCGTGTCGTCCGGCTCGGGCGTGTCGGGTGGCACGGGTGTTCGGTCATACGACTCGGGCGTGTCGGATGTGGCGGGTGGTGTGCCGTCGTACGGGTCGAGTGAACAGATGTTCGGTTCTGGGCGGGGCACCAAGCTGGCGGTGGTCCGTACCGGTCCCGACAGCGTGGTCGCCTTCGAGGCGCGCGGCCCGGCGGGCAACGACGACTCGACGTGCACGCAGGGCATCCTCGTCTACCGCGTCCGCAGCGAGGCCGAGTCGGGCGGCGGCCCGATCGAGGTCCTCGACGCGCACCCCCACTCCGAGTCCTGCTGGGAGGGCTCGGTCTACCCGGCACTCGCGGACGCGCCCGTGGCACTCGGGGAGACGTACACGGTGCCCGGCGAGAACGTCCGGATCGAGGTGGACGACCGCACGGCTTCCGGGGCGTGGACGGTGAAGATCACGACAGGCTGA
- a CDS encoding bifunctional DNA primase/polymerase produces MSSTRNPARTIPHGPGAPLPHRSDIAGVTSEGATWLASAGTHPRSTLALWQERPHAPVVLPCGSTFDVVNAPAIFGRRMLDRLWDEGPGSGPVATYRGRMLLFAAPGTAQRLPSLLEWEEWGSRGAGDQEAAGHVGRCEAVPPLLCHGTGDAVTVPAPIADGTGPSAAARLESRWLVAPDTRHPWLPGPEIMLWAAVRAARAAASVAVRISIFPPADQDAKVYDVSRRR; encoded by the coding sequence ATGAGCAGCACACGGAACCCGGCACGCACCATCCCCCACGGCCCCGGCGCACCGTTGCCCCACCGGTCCGACATCGCGGGAGTCACCTCCGAGGGCGCCACCTGGCTCGCCTCGGCCGGAACCCATCCGCGCAGCACGCTCGCCCTCTGGCAGGAGCGGCCGCACGCCCCGGTCGTACTGCCCTGCGGCAGCACCTTCGACGTCGTCAACGCTCCGGCGATCTTCGGGCGGCGGATGCTCGACCGGCTGTGGGACGAGGGGCCGGGCTCGGGCCCGGTAGCGACCTACCGCGGGCGGATGCTGCTGTTCGCCGCGCCCGGTACGGCTCAGCGGCTGCCGTCGCTCCTGGAGTGGGAGGAATGGGGCTCCCGGGGCGCCGGGGACCAGGAGGCCGCCGGGCACGTGGGGCGGTGCGAGGCGGTTCCGCCGCTGCTCTGTCACGGTACGGGCGACGCGGTCACCGTCCCCGCGCCGATCGCCGACGGCACCGGGCCCAGCGCCGCCGCCCGCCTGGAATCCCGCTGGCTCGTCGCCCCCGACACCCGGCACCCCTGGCTTCCCGGGCCCGAGATCATGCTCTGGGCGGCCGTCCGGGCGGCCCGCGCGGCCGCCTCCGTGGCGGTGCGGATATCGATTTTTCCTCCCGCCGATCAGGATGCTAAGGTCTACGACGTCAGCAGGCGCCGCTAG
- a CDS encoding MerR family transcriptional regulator — protein MRIGELARRTAVSERSLRYYETQGLLRAERTPGGHRDYGDWAVDRVIRIQALYAAGLSSKKIARLLPCMRDTDGRPSAIATPRLVADLTAERDRIDRTIADLVRSREVLDEVIDAATD, from the coding sequence ATGCGGATCGGTGAACTGGCCCGGCGCACCGCGGTGAGCGAGCGGTCGTTGCGCTACTACGAGACGCAGGGGCTGTTGCGGGCCGAACGCACGCCGGGTGGTCATCGCGACTACGGCGACTGGGCGGTGGACCGCGTCATCCGCATCCAGGCGCTCTATGCCGCCGGCCTCTCCAGCAAGAAGATCGCCCGACTCCTCCCCTGCATGCGCGACACCGACGGCCGCCCCTCCGCGATCGCCACGCCGCGGCTGGTCGCCGACCTCACCGCCGAACGTGACCGTATTGACCGCACGATCGCGGATCTGGTGCGGTCGCGGGAGGTGCTGGACGAGGTGATCGACGCGGCGACGGATTGA
- a CDS encoding AAA domain-containing protein, protein MTTVFDPGAAATRATDAILHDTLHGTHRGVVVDSPPGAGKSTLVVRAALELAAAGRPLMVIAQTNAQVDDLVVRLAEKDPELPVGRLHSSDSDPYDKALDGLPNVRKSTKAADLAGLDVVISTAAKWAHVKGVEPWRHAIVDEAYQMRSDALLAVAGLFERALFVGDPGQLDPFATVGSEQWAGLSYDPSASAVTTLLAHNPELPQHRLPVSWRLPASAAPLVSDAFYPYTPFRSGTAHADRRLNFAVVSDGSGPDRVIDEAAEAGWGLLELPARHTPRTDPEAVRAVAQVVRRLLDRGGAATSERADDPVPLTADRIAVGTAHRDQAAAVRAALAELGVLDVTVDTANRLQGREFDVTVVLHPLSGRPDATAFHLETGRLCVLASRHRHACIVVCRAGVTELLDDHPSTEPVQLGVTVKFPDGWEANHAVLSHLGEHRVAWRP, encoded by the coding sequence ATGACCACCGTCTTCGACCCGGGTGCCGCCGCGACCCGCGCCACCGACGCGATCCTGCACGACACCCTCCACGGCACGCATCGCGGAGTCGTCGTCGACTCCCCGCCCGGTGCCGGAAAGTCGACTCTGGTCGTACGCGCGGCCCTCGAACTGGCCGCCGCCGGGCGCCCGTTGATGGTCATCGCGCAGACCAACGCTCAGGTCGACGACCTGGTGGTGCGGCTCGCCGAAAAGGACCCCGAGCTGCCCGTCGGACGGCTGCACAGCAGCGACAGCGACCCCTACGACAAGGCGCTGGACGGCCTTCCAAACGTCCGCAAGTCGACGAAGGCGGCCGACCTGGCAGGCCTCGACGTCGTCATCTCGACCGCCGCCAAGTGGGCTCACGTCAAGGGCGTCGAGCCGTGGCGGCACGCGATCGTCGACGAGGCGTACCAGATGCGGTCGGACGCGCTGCTCGCCGTGGCCGGGCTCTTCGAGCGCGCGCTGTTCGTGGGCGACCCGGGGCAGTTGGACCCCTTCGCGACCGTGGGCTCCGAGCAGTGGGCGGGGCTGTCCTACGACCCGTCAGCGTCCGCGGTGACGACACTGCTCGCCCACAATCCTGAGCTGCCGCAGCACCGCCTTCCGGTGTCCTGGCGGCTGCCCGCGTCGGCGGCACCGCTGGTCTCGGACGCGTTCTACCCGTATACGCCGTTCCGCAGTGGCACGGCGCACGCTGACCGGCGCCTCAACTTCGCGGTCGTCTCGGACGGTTCGGGTCCCGACCGGGTCATCGACGAGGCGGCGGAGGCGGGTTGGGGGCTGCTGGAGCTGCCGGCCCGGCACACGCCTCGTACGGATCCCGAGGCGGTACGGGCCGTGGCGCAGGTCGTACGCCGACTGCTGGACCGGGGTGGCGCGGCCACGTCGGAGCGGGCGGACGATCCGGTGCCGCTGACGGCCGACCGGATCGCCGTCGGCACGGCGCACCGGGACCAGGCCGCCGCCGTACGGGCCGCGCTGGCGGAGCTCGGCGTTCTGGACGTCACCGTCGACACGGCGAACCGGCTTCAGGGGCGGGAGTTCGATGTGACGGTGGTGCTGCATCCGCTGTCGGGGCGGCCCGACGCGACGGCGTTCCACTTGGAGACGGGCCGCTTGTGCGTGCTCGCGTCCCGGCATCGGCACGCGTGCATCGTGGTGTGCCGGGCGGGGGTGACGGAGCTGCTGGACGACCACCCGTCGACGGAGCCGGTGCAGCTGGGGGTCACCGTGAAGTTCCCCGACGGTTGGGAGGCCAATCACGCGGTGTTGTCGCATCTGGGGGAGCATCGGGTGGCTTGGCGGCCGTAG